A single genomic interval of Coccidioides posadasii str. Silveira chromosome 1, complete sequence harbors:
- a CDS encoding uncharacterized protein (EggNog:ENOG410PNEF), with the protein MKGDQSNEPPKAADSFDASKLGAEGNHAALTVERVVRRYPKLERRFYEPLVLVHVIDPVRGVRFNNTNDTTDDTLDKLRRSFINGIATICDFRKGGDTVTAAALQATPEHTVIWLSANKTPSAKTVNYLEGILAILTEVTVEKRSSTSEEIIRRIIEFCEPRLSYYCNELVKELPECLNKIKSLKEGVQLTDSDPELPKAIQWLQEMQKLTLQREKPIKDIMNFCIRGRCFSPTLASLARKETDTHKPITRAMHYVGRLVVYLKCARTLVDGALDLPQLLDGYQLRICESPNCVQSPLNPEQSTLDGIVGRMFQGSIADQTRLDLERLDIFRDIPEKLKDACMFRARVHAELLLVDKFRSNKWDFFAGDRYVGCSKPACFCCYHYINSLPERYFVAQCHNKVYTHWRAPDLTDIHDFSAAKVRENALNVVIAKLRTEVRRCIDDRPVRIRPHFDSITGSMSVPQSNEAL; encoded by the exons ATGAAGGGAGACCAATCAAATGAGCCGCCTAAAGCTGCGGATTCGTTTGATGCATCAAAGCTAGGTGCTGAAGGGAACCACGCTGCACTTACCGTTGAAAGGGTTGTACGTCGGTATCCAAAATTGGAACGACGATTCTACGAACCCCTCGTTCTGGTACATGTTATAGATCCAGTTCGAGGTGTTCGGTTTAACAATACAAATGACACCACTGATGACACGTTGGATAAACTACGAAGATCTTTCATCAATGGAATCGCAACAATATGCGACTTTCGCAAAGGAGGTGACACTGTCACAGCTGCGGCATTGCAAGCCACCCCCGAGCACACAGTTATCTGGCTCTCCGCCAACAAAACCCCAAGCGCTAAAACTGTAAATTATTTAGAAGGAATTCTTGCAATTCTTACAGAGGTCACGGTAGAGAAAAGGTCATCCACAAGTGAAGAAATTATACGCAGGATCATTGAGTTTTGCGAACCAAGGCTGAGCTATTATTGCAATGAGCTGGTGAAAGAGCTCCCGGAATGTCTGAACAAGATAAAGTCTCTCAAAG AGGGAGTGCAGTTGACCGACAGTGATCCCGAATTGCCCAAGGCAATTCAGTGGTTGCAAGAAATGCAGAAACTCACACTACAACGAGAGAAGCCCATCAAAGACATCATGAACTTCTGTATCAGAGGGCGATGTTTTTCTCCAACTCTTGCTAGCCTGGCGAGAAAAGAAACCGATACGCATAAACCAATAACGCGAGCAATGCACTACGTCGGACGTTTGGTTGTTTATTTGAAATGTGCTAGAACCTTAGTGGACGGCGCCCTAGACTTGCCTCAGTTGCTGGACGGTTATCAGCTTCGTATATGCGAGTCGCCTAACTGCGTTCAATCTCCACTTAACCCTGAGCAGTCAACACTTGACGGAATTGTTGGTCGTATGTTTCAGGGATCTATCGCCGACCAAACCCGTTTGGATCTTGAAAGGTTGGATATCTTCCGTGACATACCAGAAAAATTGAAGGATGCATGTATGTTTAGGGCTCGAGTCCACGCGGAGCTTCTATTGGTTGACAAATTTCGATCGAACAAATGGGACTTCTTTGCAGGTGATCGATATGTTGGTTGCAGCAAACCAGCGTGCTTCTGTTGCTACCATTACATCAACTCTCTCCCGGAGAGATATTTTGTAGCACAGTGCCATAATAAGGTCTACACGCATTGGCGAGCTCCAGACCTTACTGATATCCATGATTTCAGTGCAGCAAAAGTGAGGGAAAACGCGTTGAATGTTGTGATCGCGAAACTTCGTACGGAGGTTCGTCGCTGTATAGATGACAGGCCGGTGAGGATTCGGCCGCATTTCGATTCCATTACCGGTTCTATGTCGGTGCCTCAATCGAATGAGGCATTGTAA
- a CDS encoding uncharacterized protein (EggNog:ENOG410PZ41) yields MDMENGMRNLFHVSPRYGAVQWHDFQAAAQPVVQVSPIDHPGFVAEQVSCATPKSSRLFPHIAQDIPRLMGPEDVSPTKHEEKLLFREKQSILLDNLSKYHYLYDMEDMATTPRNEVGAPPTVRVPPKFERSRQGRRETASDHIHPSSSTAFSTASESSQLTSQFFSPHYIGQTSATPHAHTPFHGRGIQDFSYGSAGSSSNSRTSTSTYMAAVAERALVRGSQVTGSNFAANITTDPTINHALAMTISDSNQDPFVSQFEPRPHRQTQEFTEEPLAMYEFPRQDSMFHTAYPYYSTFPYYDQGYGMGNYENSHYFQMVQAMMPSSLWDVPITVNPPQSHAANYPLRDALTPVPWPVTPGPHDIQHEQPGKEKEDEPECQQSRKITSIIPSELASGILHPESSPKVAETLTWFASDNRGEEHLRQQILTIAQEDRERREKEQIDKGERPTMNIQAEASNIILGHVLANLQSYLAGDRAEQAENFADWGSVPESAIEPRNGGPASFFNRNIWGGAARSRSENTTKD; encoded by the coding sequence ATGGACATGGAGAATGGTATGAGAAACCTTTTCCACGTGTCCCCACGATATGGCGCTGTACAATGGCATGACTTCCAGGCTGCCGCTCAACCCGTTGTCCAAGTTTCACCGATTGATCACCCAGGATTTGTAGCGGAACAAGTTTCGTGTGCTACTCCCAAATCATCGCGTCTTTTTCCGCACATTGCGCAGGATATCCCGCGTTTGatgggccctgaagatgTTAGTCCTACGAAGCACGAGGAAAAACTCCTTTTCCGCGAAAAACAATCCATCCTTTTGGACAATCTCAGCAAATATCACTATCTTTATGACATGGAAGACATGGCCACCACTCCTCGAAACGAAGTGGGAGCCCCGCCGACTGTCAGAGTCCCTCCTAAATTCGAACGTTCTCGCCAAGGTAGACGTGAGACAGCTTCTGATCACATCCACCCTTCGTCATCGACAGCATTCAGCACCGCAAGCGAGTCGTCACAGCTTACCAGCCAGTTCTTTAGTCCACATTACATTGGGCAGACATCAGCAACTCCGCATGCTCATACTCCTTTCCACGGCAGGGGTATCCAAGATTTTTCTTATGGCTCCGCAGGCTCGTCTTCGAATTCTAGAACGTCGACTTCGACTTATATGGCAGCAGTAGCGGAACGTGCACTTGTTAGAGGTAGCCAAGTCACAGGATCCAATTTTGCTGCAAACATTACGACGGACCCCACGATCAATCATGCTTTAGCGATGACTATTTCCGACTCGAATCAGGATCCGTTTGTTTCTCAGTTTGAGCCTCGTCCACATCGCCAAACCCAAGAATTTACGGAGGAACCTTTAGCAATGTATGAGTTTCCTAGACAGGATTCAATGTTCCATACGGCCTACCCATACTATTCAACCTTCCCCTACTATGATCAAGGATACGGCATGGGCAACTATGAGAACTCTCATTATTTTCAAATGGTGCAGGCAATGATGCCGTCTAGTTTATGGGATGTTCCCATAACAGTGAATCCACCTCAATCTCACGCAGCGAACTATCCGCTCCGCGATGCTTTGACCCCGGTTCCCTGGCCCGTTACGCCCGGACCTCACGATATCCAACACGAACAACctggaaaggaaaaagaagatgagcCCGAATGCCAGCAATCTCGCAAGATCACCAGTATCATTCCCTCAGAACTCGCTTCCGGTATCCTGCATCCAGAGTCTAGCCCCAAGGTGGCCGAAACTCTCACCTGGTTTGCTTCTGACAACCGTGGTGAAGAGCATCTCCGTCAACAAATTCTAACAATCGCCCAAGAAGACCGTGAGCGCCGAGAGAAAGAACAAATCGACAAGGGAGAACGCCCTACAATGAATATACAGGCCGAAGCAAGCAATATCATCCTCGGACACGTCCTTGCCAATCTCCAATCATACCTGGCTGGAGACAGGGCTGAACAAGCTGAAAATTTTGCAGACTGGGGTTCCGTACCCGAGAGTGCTATCGAACCCAGAAATGGAGGCCCAGCATCCTTTTTCAACCGTAATATCTGGGGCGGTGCGGCGAGATCTAGAAGCGAAAATACTACGAAGGACTAA
- a CDS encoding uncharacterized protein (BUSCO:6272at4751~EggNog:ENOG410PGI1~COG:D~TransMembrane:1 (i586-607o)~BUSCO:253at33183) has product MRDPKLDMYMNAKPQSQTAEQMQGQVQNKSVRVSFEPQVESYDSLTPELRPPALSHHRSQTVNFEGNGHIDVSNSASGTATPASGQASARIAEPVMRSARPTSTLVRAKSDHWLKSDGENDAKKDDDEDFELRHGWQEEYTSSEYLKILNSNFYMYFNEKRHDTGGIPKEQTGSWLQQDWRMRDRLKTVSAALAICLNIGVDPPDVVKTNPSAKLECWVDPTSSGGAQNKVMEQIGKKLQEQYETLSLRTRYKQYLDPSVDETKKFCISLRRNAKDERVLFHYNGHGVPLPTPSGEIWVFNKTYTQYIPVSLYDLQSWLAGPSLFVFDVSHAGHIVSNFHKFVEKHEKENVEARRKDANAPIQNYSDCILLAACDKTESLPTNPDLPADLFTCCLTTPIQIALRYFMLQNPLQCGVPPDEIKVPGRLQDRRSPLGELNWIFTAITDTIAWNTLPRALFKKLFRQDLMVAALFRNFLLSERIMRTHECRPISSPELPETHTHPLWQSWDLAVEMVLSQLPALLEHEEGKRHYEYQHSSFFSEQLTAFEVYLSSGPTESNPPDQLPIVLQVLLSQAHRLRALILLSKFLDLGPWAVHLALSIGIFPYVVKLLQSAAQELKPVMVFIWARIMAVDHTVQNDLLKDNGIHYFITILNPSIGIPVGNVSEHRAMCAFIISIFCKEYPQGQNVCLSPELIEFCLHHLMDVENPLLRQWCCLCISMLWNNFAEAKWMGIRCSAPARLCELTMDPVPEVRAAMLHALTSFVGIPDLTDQVAQVEEYLATAIVPMGNDGSALVRRELLVFLSTFVKRYQNKFLVTGYEQLLEEKHLLKHSVSGSKDTQPPPFRDHGVSHNTIYGSLWKLLLILSVDPQEEVAQDAGVVVDYVYKILFDSPVGSLAQDVRDEVLALHRRSRSKKPQPSESVEVKKIRPETPPAQIPSKQEGYLSLSLRRTASVAASLKNLAFGSAATIDQRPSSPLNPSGRQTMAKNRMTITPRGRAPPEWTRPPEVNDQPVSAGQYGQAPTPPSRGVNPRDLTKEPSIPLKSNFLEWSTEYFREPQMKPNEPDEPGSADYNQRLWRRARNERIIVETQQLKDKGGSGRWDVALTLMSNPSQPAKMCFHQFEDHLAVADDRDTICIWDWESNSRLSRFSNGNPLGSRINEVRFINEDDQALLMTGSSDGVLKIFRNYESDRRIELITAFRALPELIPSNKNAGLVLDWQQGQGKALIAGDVKVIRVWNAATEVCTNDISARSGSCITSLTSDQVAGNIFIAGFGDGAVRVFDQRLKPTTAMVKVWREHKQWITNVHMQRGGVRELISGSRNGEVRLWDLRMDNSIDTIQATKDTLRTLSVHEHAPVFSIGTNRHEVKTFNVDGSYLSSFEPHGSFLSQSRTSPVVGTAFHPHKMVMACSALYDNYVNLVSC; this is encoded by the exons ATGAGAGACCCAAAGCTAGACATGTACATGAATGCGAAACCTCAATCACAGACAGCCGAACAAATGCAGGGCCAAGTGCAGAACAAATCTGTGCGCGTCAGTTTCGAGCCACAGGTCGAAAGTTACGATTCTCTGACTCCGGAATTACGCCCTCCGGCACTGAGCCATCATAGATCTCAGACGGTGAATTTTGAAGGGAATGGCCACATCGATGTCTCTAATTCGGCCTCTGGGACAGCGACTCCCGCGTCGGGACAAGCGTCCGCACGAATAGCTGAGCCAGTAATGAGGAGCGCGAGGCCAACCTCTACTCTTGTTCGAGCGAAAAGCGATCACTGGCTTAAGAGCGATGGAGAAAACGATGCGAAGAAAGACGATGATGAAGATTTTGAGCTAAGGCACGGCTGGCAAGAGGAATATACTTCTAGTGAATACTTGAAGATATTAAATTCG AATTTCTATATGTATTTCAACGAGAAACGCCACGATACCGGGGGAATCCCCAAGGAACAAACGGGAAGCTGGTTACAACAGGACTGGCGCATGAGGGATCGGTTAAAGACAGTATCCGCTGCGCTCGCTATTTGCCTTAATATTGGCGTTGACCCTCCAGATGTTGTTAAGACGAATCCCAGCGCGAAGCTAGAGTGTTGGGTAGATCCAACCTCATCCGGTGGCGCACAGAATAAAGTGATGGAACAGATTGGCAAGAAACTACAGGAGCAGTACGAGACTCTAAGCCTCCGAACCCGGTATAAGCAGTATCTAGACCCATCAGTGGAcgaaacaaagaaattctgCATATCCCTTCGACGGAATGCGAAAGATGAGAGGGTATTATTTCACTACAATGGCCATGGCGTTCCTCTCCCAACTCCATCCGGTGAGATTTGGGTGTTCAACAAAACTTATACACAGTATATCCCGGTATCATTATACGATCTTCAATCCTGGCTTGCAGGTCCCAGCCTATTTGTCTTTGACGTCTCCCATGCGGGTCACATTGTCTCCAATTTCCATAAATTTGTGGAAAAGCATGAAAAGGAGAATGTTGAAGCTCGCAGGAAAGATGCAAATGCTCCCATTCAGAACTACAGTGATTGCATCCTTCTTGCTGCCTGCGATAAGACTGAATCCTTGCCAACTAACCCTGACCTTCCTGCCGATCTGTTTACCTGTTGTTTGACAACCCCTATTCAGATCGCTCTTAGATACTTCATGCTTCAGAATCCCTTGCAATGTGGCGTCCCGCCGGACGAAATTAAAGTTCCCGGACGCCTGCAAGACCGACGAAGTCCGCTCGGAGAACTTAATTGGATCTTTACAGCAATCACTGACACCATTGCTTGGAACACCCTTCCTCGTGCTCTTTTCAAAAAGCTTTTTCGTCAAGACCTCATGGTTGCAGCTTTATTCCGAAATTTTCTTCTCAGCGAAAGGATTATGAGAACCCATGAATGTCGCCCGATCTCCTCACCCGAACTCCCTGAAACACATACTCATCCCTTATGGCAGAGTTGGGATCTTGCCGTTGAGATGGTCCTTTCCCAGCTACCCGCACTTCTTGAACACGAGGAGGGAAAGCGGCATTACGAGTACCAGCACTCAAGTTTCTTTTCTGAACAACTCACAGCCTTTGAAGTTTACCTCTCATCTGGACCTACGGAAAGTAACCCACCAGATCAGTTACCAATTGTCTTACAGGTGTTATTAAGCCAGGCGCATCGGCTACGCGCGCTGATCCTCCTGAGCAAATTTCTTGACCTCGGTCCCTGGGCGGTTCATCTAGCACTGAGCATAGGAATATTTCCGTACGTGGTGAAATTATTACAGAGTGCCGCGCAGGAACTTAAACCCGTCATGGTGTTCATATGGGCGCGGATCATGGCAGTGGACCATACGGTTCAGAACGACTTGCTTAAGGATAATGGCATCCATTACTTTATAACCATTCTTAATCCCTCTATCGGTATCCCGGTGGGTAATGTGAGTGAACATCGGGCGATGTGCGCCTTTATTATCAGCATCTTTTGCAAGGAATACCCTCAAGGCCAAAACGTGTGTCTCTCGCCAGAATTGATCGAATTCTGTCTTCATCACCTGATGGATGTCGAGAATCCACTGTTGCGACAATGGTGCTGCCTTTGTATAAGCATGTTGTGGAATAATTTTGCTGAGGCAAAGTGGATGGGAATCCGATGCTCCGCGCCAGCACGGCTTTGCGAGCTCACTATGGACCCCGTCCCAGAGGTCCGAGCAGCAATGCTTCATGCTCTAACGAGCTTCGTTGGTATCCCTGATTTGACAGACCAAGTTGCACAGGTTGAAGAGTACCTTGCGACAGCCATTGTTCCGATGGGGAATGATGGAAGCGCCTTAGTACGAAGAGAACTTCTGGTCTTCTTATCCACTTTTGTGAAAAGGTATCAGAACAAGTTCCTGGTGACTGGTTATGAGCAACTTTTGGAAGAAAAGCATCTTCTCAAACACTCTGTTTCAGGCTCCAAGGATACTCAGCCACCACCATTCCGCGACCATGGTGTTTCTCACAATACAATATATGGATCCCTCTGGAAATTACTACTTATCCTCTCAGTCGACCCACAGGAAGAGGTAGCTCAGGACGCCGGAGTAGTTGTCGACTATGTCTACAAAATTCTTTTCGATTCACCAGTGGGAAGCTTAGCTCAGGATGTTCGTGATGAGGTTCTTGCTCTACATAGACGTTCGCGATCTAAGAAACCACAGCCTTCCGAATCAGTTGAGGTGAAGAAAATAAGACCGGAAACACCGCCGGCCCAGATCCCTAGCAAGCAGGAGGGATATCTTTCATTAAGCTTAAGGAGGACAGCAAGCGTGGCTGCATCCTTGAAAAACCTTGCATTTGGGTCGGCTGCCACCATTGATCAGCGTCCTTCATCGCCTCTTAATCCATCTGGCAGGCAAACAATGGCTAAGAACCGTATGACCATTACTCCTCGCGGTCGTGCACCTCCCGAATGGACACGACCGCCCGAAGTGAATGATCAACCAGTTTCCGCTGGTCAATATGGCCAAGCACCCACACCGCCTTCAAGGGGCGTTAATCCCAGAGATTTAACGAAGGAACCATCGATCCCGCTGAAGAGCAACTTTTTGGAATGGTCGACAGAA TACTTCCGCGAGCCGCAAATGAAACCTAACGAGCCGGATGAACCTGGCAGCGCTGATTACAATCAAAGACTATGGCGGCGCGCCCGGAATGAAAGAATAATTGTCGAAACACAACAGCTAAAGGATAAAGGCGGAAGTGGCCGGTGGGATGTAGCATTAACTCTTATGAGTAATCCAAGTCAACCGGCAAAGATGTGCTTCCACCAGTTCGAGGACCACCTCGCGGTTGCTGATGATAGAGATACTATCTG CATATGGGATTGGGAAAGCAACTCCCGGCTCAGTCGGTTTTCTAATGGCAACCCACTGGGTTCAAGGATCAATGAAGTTCGGTTTATCAACGAAGACGATCAAGCTCTCTTGATGACTGGCTCTTCTGATGGAGTTTTGAAAATATTCCGCAACTACGAGTCTGATCGGAGGATAGAGCTGATTACTGCTTTCCGCGCGCTGCCTGAACTAATCCCTAGTAATAAAAATGCCGGCCTCGTCTTAGACTGGCAACAGGGCCAGGGGAAGGCACTTATCGCTGGAGACGTAAAGGTCATTCGTGTTTGGAATGCAGCCACTGAAGTATGCACGAAT GATATATCTGCTCGTTCCGGCTCCTGTATTACTTCTTTAACATCGGATCAAGTTGCTGGCAACATTTTCATTGCCGGATTCGGTGACGGCGCTGTTCGAGTATTCGACCAACGATTAAAACCCACCACCGCGATGGTGAAAGTCTGGCGAGAGCACAAACAATGGATTACAAACGTTCACATGCAACGAGGCGGAGTAAGAGAACTTATATCTGGGAGCCGGAATGGTGAAGTCAGACTATGGGACCTGAGAATGGATAACTCCATTGACACCATTCAAGCCACCAAGGACACATTAAGAACGTTGAGCGTACACGAGCATGCCCCAGTGTTTTCTAT TGGTACCAACCGGCATGAAGTCAAAACTTTCAATGTCGACGGATCGTACCTCTCTTCATTCGAACCGCACGGTAGCTTCCTCTCCCAAAGCCGCACTTCGCCCGTCGTCGGCACGGCCTTCCATCCGCATAAAATGGTCATGGCATGCTCTGCCCTCTATGATAATTATGTCAATCTCGTTTCTTGCTGA